Within the Miscanthus floridulus cultivar M001 chromosome 2, ASM1932011v1, whole genome shotgun sequence genome, the region AATGGGATGCAAAGGTAATTTAGAAAAGTTTTCATAAAAAAATTGTCTATCAAATTACATAAGAAAACTATATTAAAAGTTATGATAAGAAGTTGCGGTGATAGGTTTTCTACAGTAAAATGTTATGCACAAAAGTCATGACTTATGAGTATGATTTTGTAACTTTCCAAAaagtgaatatatatatatatatatatatatatatatatatatatatatatatatatatatatatatatatatatatatatatatttgtaaaaaCTTATCGGGTATTTAATGAAATTGTTATATTGAACTAAAGAGGATGAAATCGTCATGAAAACCACCTGTGTAACCTGGGCGGGAAGCTAGGTAGCTAAtataaatgatttttttttcagaGTGTGCTTATAAGAGGAGCGATTTTATGTGTCGAGGGAGGCAAGTTGTTAGAATTTGAAAAGAAGAAAACCTTAACTCTAGCGATAATTCAAGTTCAAGTATGTAAAATGGACTCTAATTCGGCCCTAGGCCTGTTACCGTATATACCAGGCCTGCATGGATTAGAAGCCCATCTCGTTCCAATAATCCACGAGACCACGAAGATGACACAGACGGTTGCTGAATGTGGACTGTTGCCAGCCCAGCAGGCTGTAGCGCGAGCAGGGGCGGACGTCGATCGGCACGTCAAGTCGTGAACAGTTGACTGTAgaacactatatatatatatatatatatatatatatatatatatatatatatataaaatagaaGCCAAGGTATTAAGCAGAAATGCTGATGCCTCGTCCTTCTCGCTGTTTTGGccatgttcgtttcgctgaaatttagttAATACTAAttctattttaaaaaaaaattgttggCTAGTGCCCACTAGTGCGTACGTGCAGCGCTGTTGCATCATGTCTGTTGCGTGCAAGGACGACGCTGACGTGGTGGTCGTATGTAACAGTACACTTGTCCTTGCCCGGAGTATCAGCATGCGAATCTTGATATTTTGGTTTCGGTTGTTTTATGCATTGTCGTTGTGGTTGTGGAGGAGCCAGGGACCAGGAGGGGataataaattaattaggctAAATTACGACATGTCAGAGTAGACATCGATCGACACAGGGAACAAATCAGATGCATGATTTGTAGACATCGATCGACATACCTTATTCGCTTTGACTTATCAGCTATAATATAgtgtttctctcacaataaattagctttagccggcttatcagccgtataaaccatcagccgaacatgAAAGTATATTTTCCAACCTCTTTCTTAACTTGTATGTTTGTTCAATTTTCAAACTTACACCCTCCGActatcgaaaaccaaacaaatttgGTACTCACGACCGGTTTCAAGGTCGTTCTCTAAAAATTCATAAGtaatttattttaaataaatttatacaGAACTAGTaccattttttttaaaagaaaaaggtTATCTATCTCTTGGTGTTTTATTTGAAGTTATTTTGATCTTATTTGTCCATGTTCCTAGTGTTTCATTAGTTGCACTCACCCATGTTATGTATTTAAACTATCATTTTTGCACTCTACTTTATGTTGATCACCAATAGATAGATACATTTTTAGGAACAAGTTTTTATTGGTTTCGTAGTTTCCTGGTTTAAAATAAATCAGTTATAAACTTTTAAAGATTAAAAAAGATTTTTAAaggtttaaaaaatagaaaaaaattacaaaaaccaCCTCTTGTGACACTTGGAGTTAGAGACCTCCTAGGTTGTTTTGTTACAAAAACACCTCAACTATATGACTCAACTGATTTTGCTTATTTTCACCGATGTAGAGCCATAATAGGCCAAGCTAGTCGAGTCAAGTTTTTTTTAATACAGATTATGCAGGACAGGTGACGACTACATTTAAAAAAAGATGAAACCACATTAGATTAAACaatagaaatatatataataGAGCGACGAGATCTCCAGGGGTCAAAGTAACTCCAACAACCAAAACAACAATAGAGCTAAGAACTAAAAGCTACAAAGACTATACCAACCGATTAGATTGAGACATCGgactgttcgcttggaggaatttggatggtttggaggaatgctgaaggaatttgtgagagaaaaatactgttccgaatgaaaaaagaagcggatcaacaCAGCCCACCCAACAAAGACACATCAACGACCCACACCGCTGGCTGTATTGCAATTCAACGTGTTTACACTTCCATCGGCCCTTATAGTCTTATTAGAAGCATATAATAATTTTGACAAAAAACTACATTTGTGGTCCAAATAGATCGAAACATGTCGAATTGGTGTTAAGAATGCACTCTGTAGGCTGGTTTTTGTAACCGAACTAAATAGGTGGCGAACATTTGCAGCAAAATGGATTACATCAAAACTGAAATATCAAACGATACACATGTGGTGGTTCCAAATTGGTGGAAACTACAATTGCACTCAACTAGACAGTGACTTTGATGTTTGATCCATCGGCTAGAAGCGCAAGTGGGAAAAAAATGCATTTATTTTTTATCCATGCATCATAGCACAGAACAACTACTTAGTTTTGACATGAATGAACTAATTAACATGAGGTATGGCCTTGAGCATGAGCTTGGACTTCCTTCTCAACGTTATACCAAAGGCCTCTGTCATGTCAAGGTCTCCAGAGCCGGCGCCACCGGGCTGCTCCCAGTCGAAGTGATAGAGAAGGCTAGCGAGCACGAGCTCCATGTTGGCCAGCCCGTGTGTGATGCCAGGGCAGATCCTCCTGCCTGCCCCGAACGGGGTGAACTCGAAGTCATTACCCCTGAAATCGACACTGCTACTTTCAAATCGTTCTGGCCTGAACACCTCGCCGTCGCCCCAAAACTTGTCGTCCCTCGCGATCGCCCAGACGTTCACGAACACCTTGGTGCCCTTCGGCACGTCGTAGCCCATGACCTGGCACGCCTCTCGGCACTGCCGGGGCAGCAGGAATGGCACCGGCGCGTGCAGCCGTAACGCCTCCTTGATCACCAGGTGCAGGTAGCTTAACCTGGACATGTCGTCTTCGGTTAACTTCTCCTGTCCCTTGAACGTCTCCCTCACCTCTGATTGCGCCTTGTGCAGCACCCATGGGTTCTTCACAAGCTCTGACATGGCCCACGCTAGCACTGTTGATGACGTCTCACTCCCGGCAGCAAAAATATCCTACAGTTAATTTGTATATATGTATAATATGGTCATGTTGATGAAGGAGAAGGTGACTGATGAAATTATAAAGCGAAGAATATAATGCAAGGTGATGACATCGATCTGACGATCTTACGAAAATGACGGTGCTGACTATCTCGTTGGTGAGAGGGAACTGCAGGCCACCTTCCCTCTGCAGCCTgaggaggacgccgaggaggtcgtcgtcgtcgtctcgctCCGCCGGCACACGCGTGGCGGCCACCTTGCGCTCATGGATGATGCTCTCGATGATGCGGTACACGTTCTTCTGGCACCTTCCCATGTCTCGGGCGGCAACGCTGAACCGGCGCACGAGCCGCGACGACGGGTACAGGTCAGCCAGGCTGAACCCGCCGGTGAGCCGCACGGCCTCGTCGAGCTCGTGCAGGAACTCGTCACGGTGCTTGCACCGGTCGCCGATGGCGGTCCGCACGACGACGTCGTTCACCATGCGGCAGATGCCGTCGCTGAGGttgatgccgccgccgccgccggtatgATGGCCACCACACTGGTCCGAGATGGAGCGGAGGAggcgcgccacctcctcctcccggACGGTCCGGAACGAGAGCACGCGGCGCGGGTTGAAGAGCTCCAGCATGCACACCTTGCGGAGGTCGCGCCAGCGGTCGTTGTAGGGGGAGAAGAGGATGTCCCTGCCGCCGCAGCTGATGATGTCCAGGGTGGCGCTCAGGTACCGGCTGCAGAAGGCCACGTCGTGGGTCCGCATCACCTCCCTGGCGGCCTCGGCGGAGGACGCCACCAGCGTGGGCACGGAGCCGAAGCGGAGCAGCATGAGCGGGCCGTAGGTGCCAGACATCTCGCGCAGCGCCTGGTGCGGCAGGTCGCTGAAGCGCGACAGCAGGAGGTGGTGCAGGCTGCCGATGAGCGGCAGCTGCCATGGCCCCGGTGGCAGCCGcagtgccgccgccgccttcgacCTGGCGGGCGTGGGCGATGGTGGTGAGGCGGTGTAGTAGCTCCTGGTGAGCTTGCGGATgacgaggaggaagatgaggattaGGGAGAGTGTCACGGCATCCATTTGGCCACACCTGGCTGTTTGGAGCTCAATCGATTTGCGAATGTAGTAACAATATATATATTGCGGAGATCACGATGAGTTGATGTTAACATATACTAGATTACTAGTATATAGGAGTACACTCCAAATCTCCAATATGCCGTGCGGTGTGCCCTGCCCTGCGTTCCTCCAAGACAACATTTTGTCTCTCCCTCTGTTAGCTAGCCTGTCAACTTCTGTGGTTTACCTATTATCATGAGATATTTCAGTTAAGCACAGGTCTCAAACTTGATCTGCACCTGGATTAAAAACGCTTTCACTCCActaagtgcttgtttagttccaaaaagtttctcagaaagtgctacaatagtcattacatcaaatcttgcgatacgtgcatggagcattaaatgtaaacgaaaaaaccaattacatagtttggttggaaattgcgagacaaacattttgagcctaattagtccatgattgaacattaattgtcaaataaaaacgcaaatactacagtagccaaattcccaaaattcataaactaaacacagcctaaacaACACTTTCACTTTATCCGGTCACATCATGTGTATATGTATCAATCATGTTCTGTGAGCATGTTTAGTTGtccaaatttgggaatttgggctactgtagcactttcgtttttatttggcaaatagtattcaatcgttgactaattaggctcaaaacgttcgtctcgcaatttccaaccaaactgtgcaattagttttttttcgtctacatttaatgctccatacatgtatcgcaagattcaatgtgatgggtactgtagcacttttttggattttggggtgggAA harbors:
- the LOC136523146 gene encoding dolabradiene monooxygenase-like; protein product: MDAVTLSLILIFLLVIRKLTRSYYTASPPSPTPARSKAAAALRLPPGPWQLPLIGSLHHLLLSRFSDLPHQALREMSGTYGPLMLLRFGSVPTLVASSAEAAREVMRTHDVAFCSRYLSATLDIISCGGRDILFSPYNDRWRDLRKVCMLELFNPRRVLSFRTVREEEVARLLRSISDQCGGHHTGGGGGINLSDGICRMVNDVVVRTAIGDRCKHRDEFLHELDEAVRLTGGFSLADLYPSSRLVRRFSVAARDMGRCQKNVYRIIESIIHERKVAATRVPAERDDDDDLLGVLLRLQREGGLQFPLTNEIVSTVIFDIFAAGSETSSTVLAWAMSELVKNPWVLHKAQSEVRETFKGQEKLTEDDMSRLSYLHLVIKEALRLHAPVPFLLPRQCREACQVMGYDVPKGTKVFVNVWAIARDDKFWGDGEVFRPERFESSSVDFRGNDFEFTPFGAGRRICPGITHGLANMELVLASLLYHFDWEQPGGAGSGDLDMTEAFGITLRRKSKLMLKAIPHVN